A single region of the Photobacterium sanguinicancri genome encodes:
- the citE gene encoding citrate (pro-3S)-lyase subunit beta, with protein sequence MKLRRSMLFVPSSNAAMVSNTFIYDADAIMFDLEDSVSLREKDTARLILFNALQHPLYQEIETVVRVNALDSEFGVHDVNAVVAAGVDVVRLAKTDSAQDVVDMEKAIATAEAACGRQIGSTKMLAAIESAMGITNAKDIAFASERLIGIALGAEDYVKDLKTNRSPEGTELLFARCAILQAARAAGIQCFDTVYSDANNNQGFTAEAEHIKQLGFDGKSLVNPRQIELLHNIYAPTQAEVNHAEAVLIAAQEAEDKGIGVASLNGKMVDAPIIERARLTLKRATSGIREE encoded by the coding sequence ACGATGCTGATGCGATCATGTTTGATCTTGAAGATAGCGTGTCCCTTCGGGAAAAAGACACGGCACGTCTGATCTTATTTAACGCACTACAGCACCCCCTTTACCAAGAGATAGAAACCGTTGTTCGTGTGAATGCTCTTGATTCTGAGTTTGGTGTTCACGATGTCAATGCCGTTGTCGCAGCTGGCGTTGACGTTGTTCGCTTAGCTAAGACCGACAGCGCACAAGATGTCGTTGATATGGAAAAAGCCATTGCAACAGCTGAAGCCGCTTGTGGGCGCCAGATTGGCTCAACCAAAATGCTGGCAGCTATTGAATCGGCAATGGGCATTACAAATGCTAAAGACATTGCTTTTGCTTCTGAACGTTTAATTGGGATCGCACTAGGTGCAGAAGACTACGTCAAAGATTTGAAAACCAACCGTTCACCCGAAGGCACTGAACTTCTTTTCGCACGCTGCGCTATTCTCCAAGCCGCACGGGCTGCAGGTATTCAATGCTTCGATACGGTATACAGCGACGCCAACAATAACCAAGGTTTTACCGCAGAAGCCGAACACATCAAGCAACTTGGCTTTGATGGAAAATCGTTAGTAAATCCACGTCAAATCGAATTGCTTCACAACATCTATGCCCCGACTCAAGCCGAAGTTAACCATGCGGAAGCGGTCTTGATTGCTGCACAAGAAGCGGAAGATAAAGGTATTGGGGTTGCATCGCTCAACGGCAAGATGGTCGATGCACCGATCATCGAACGTGCGCGACTCACATTAAAACGTGCAACTTCAGGTATTAGAGAGGAATAA
- the citF gene encoding citrate lyase subunit alpha, producing MAIAQQQRKVRSDLKNAIQASGLQNGGTVSFHHAFRGGDQLINNVMNTIANMGFKNLTLASSSLTDCHSPLERHIKTGVITKIYTSGIRGQLAEEISHGLMAQPVEIHSHGGRVHLIQSGELKIDVAFLGAPTSDIFGNANAVSGSARCGSLGYAKVDAQYAKHTIVLTEQLVDYPNSPASIAQDCVDSVVVVDQLGDPSKIGGGATRMTTNPRELLIARKAAEVIEHSGYFSDGFSLQTGSGGASLAVTRFLESKMIKKGITASFGLGGITATMVDLHEKGLIKKLMDVQSFDATAADSLGRNNHHIEISANQYANPSSKGATVDQLDIVILSALEIDTQFNVNVITGSDGVIRGASGGHCDAAAGAKLTIVVAPLVRGRIPTLVSKVLNTVTMGDSIDVLVTDHGIAVNPNRQDVITHLTNNNIDLTDINELQQRAAMLVGDASPIRYTDRVIANIRYRDGSVLDHILQVAQ from the coding sequence ATGGCTATCGCTCAGCAGCAAAGAAAAGTACGTTCAGATTTAAAAAACGCCATTCAAGCATCGGGCCTGCAAAATGGTGGGACTGTTTCTTTCCACCACGCATTCCGTGGTGGTGATCAATTAATCAATAATGTGATGAACACCATTGCAAATATGGGATTTAAGAACCTCACACTGGCTTCAAGCTCACTCACCGATTGCCATTCTCCACTGGAACGTCATATCAAAACAGGGGTTATTACTAAGATTTACACATCCGGTATTCGCGGACAACTTGCCGAAGAAATTAGCCATGGTCTAATGGCGCAACCGGTAGAAATTCACTCTCATGGTGGTCGCGTGCACCTTATTCAATCAGGTGAACTCAAGATTGATGTCGCCTTCTTAGGTGCGCCAACATCCGATATTTTTGGTAACGCCAACGCCGTATCTGGATCGGCACGCTGTGGTTCGCTGGGGTATGCGAAAGTTGATGCTCAATACGCCAAGCATACGATTGTATTAACAGAACAGCTGGTTGATTACCCAAACTCACCAGCATCCATCGCCCAAGACTGTGTCGATAGTGTCGTCGTGGTTGATCAACTGGGTGATCCATCGAAAATTGGCGGCGGTGCAACACGCATGACCACCAACCCAAGAGAGCTCCTTATTGCACGTAAAGCCGCAGAGGTAATTGAGCACTCTGGCTACTTCAGTGATGGATTTAGCCTACAAACAGGTTCAGGTGGTGCATCGCTTGCTGTTACTCGATTCCTTGAATCAAAAATGATTAAAAAAGGCATTACCGCATCGTTTGGGCTTGGTGGGATCACAGCCACTATGGTCGATCTACACGAAAAAGGTCTGATCAAAAAACTAATGGATGTACAGTCTTTTGACGCTACCGCTGCGGACAGCCTTGGTCGTAATAACCATCACATCGAAATCAGTGCCAACCAATATGCTAACCCTTCGAGCAAAGGGGCGACGGTTGATCAACTTGATATAGTGATCCTCTCGGCACTTGAAATTGATACCCAATTCAATGTTAACGTAATCACAGGATCGGATGGTGTGATCCGTGGTGCTTCAGGTGGCCACTGTGATGCCGCAGCTGGAGCCAAACTCACCATTGTTGTCGCCCCTTTGGTTCGTGGCCGTATCCCGACACTCGTTAGCAAAGTGCTTAACACAGTAACAATGGGCGACTCGATTGATGTATTAGTTACAGATCACGGCATAGCAGTTAACCCAAACCGCCAAGATGTAATTACTCACCTAACAAACAACAATATCGACCTCACTGACATCAATGAATTACAACAACGCGCAGCAATGCTCGTTGGTGACGCCAGTCCAATTCGTTATACCGACAGAGTGATAGCCAACATACGCTACCGCGATGGCTCAGTGCTAGACCACATTTTACAGGTCGCGCAATAA